In one window of Leptospira sp. GIMC2001 DNA:
- a CDS encoding ABC transporter ATP-binding protein: MKSPILEVESLCKQYHSTIALNNISFSLEKGEILSLIGPNGAGKTSLIKIIAGISKPNSGSVRTSANDQAKSIWQIIGYCPQQNVFWPNLNCLEQVMIMAKMYSVQVTDIEAHCKSILSDLGLGNKLMSKAITLSHGMQKRLSIALSIVHSPSILILDEPSAGLDPYSRRFLRDFLNKLHTEKMVTIIVSTHELTEADVFSTKVAIMNQGKLLKFGKANELKASLGGRFVLEIPNLPELNHLSDAFSKYKNQSSSSYNDKHVFYYEDLDSLIHSDIFKLENISNGEIPYTVRPVSLEDVFYSFVKEDQADY; encoded by the coding sequence ATGAAATCTCCTATCCTAGAAGTTGAATCCCTTTGCAAACAGTATCATTCTACAATTGCACTAAATAATATATCATTTAGTTTAGAAAAAGGAGAGATTTTAAGTCTTATCGGTCCTAATGGTGCGGGAAAAACCAGCCTAATCAAAATAATTGCCGGAATTTCTAAACCCAATTCAGGATCAGTAAGAACATCTGCGAATGATCAGGCAAAATCTATATGGCAAATAATTGGATATTGCCCTCAACAAAATGTCTTTTGGCCAAATCTCAATTGCTTAGAACAAGTAATGATTATGGCTAAAATGTATTCAGTTCAAGTGACAGACATAGAAGCTCATTGTAAATCAATTCTGTCAGATCTGGGTCTTGGAAATAAATTAATGTCAAAAGCCATCACACTTTCCCATGGAATGCAAAAAAGATTGAGCATAGCTCTATCCATAGTTCATTCACCCAGTATATTGATTTTGGACGAGCCTTCGGCTGGACTCGATCCATATAGTCGCAGATTTCTAAGAGATTTTCTGAACAAGTTGCACACCGAAAAAATGGTAACTATCATTGTCTCAACTCATGAATTAACAGAAGCAGACGTTTTCTCAACAAAAGTAGCTATTATGAATCAGGGCAAATTATTAAAATTCGGTAAAGCCAATGAACTAAAAGCAAGTTTAGGTGGACGATTTGTTCTTGAAATTCCAAACTTACCCGAACTAAATCATCTATCGGATGCATTTTCTAAATATAAAAATCAATCAAGCAGTTCATACAATGATAAGCATGTATTTTATTATGAGGATCTAGATTCTCTGATTCATTCTGATATATTCAAATTGGAAAACATTTCAAATGGAGAGATTCCTTACACGGTAAGGCCCGTATCTCTTGAGGATGTTTTTTATTCTTTTGTCAAAGAAGATCAAGCGGATTATTGA
- the msrA gene encoding peptide-methionine (S)-S-oxide reductase MsrA produces the protein MKRKLLSPLFICLLISCLFTSSNDSADVNDSMKKEKLESLSKRLQSGSLKTAYFASGCFWCVEAIYESIRGVEEVISGYSGGEEKNPGYNQVSMGITSHAEAVEVIYDPKIVSFEILIRAYYASQNPTTVNGQHPDFGSQYRSIIFYQSPQEKKMIEDYISKLNKSQEYDLPIATEVLPYKKFWKAEEYHQDFEKRNPSHPYVKGVSIPRLRKFQAKFKEYLK, from the coding sequence ATGAAAAGAAAACTTCTATCACCGTTGTTTATATGTCTATTGATTTCTTGTTTATTTACTTCAAGCAATGATTCAGCTGATGTTAACGATTCAATGAAGAAAGAAAAATTAGAATCATTGAGCAAGCGACTTCAATCTGGAAGCCTCAAAACTGCTTACTTCGCAAGTGGATGCTTCTGGTGCGTTGAAGCAATTTATGAATCGATACGAGGTGTAGAAGAGGTCATCTCAGGTTATTCCGGAGGAGAGGAAAAAAATCCAGGATACAACCAAGTTTCGATGGGAATCACGAGCCACGCTGAGGCAGTAGAAGTAATTTATGATCCGAAGATTGTAAGTTTTGAAATTTTGATCCGCGCATACTATGCATCTCAGAATCCGACCACTGTGAACGGTCAACATCCTGATTTTGGAAGCCAGTATCGTTCTATAATTTTCTATCAATCACCTCAAGAAAAAAAGATGATAGAGGACTATATCTCCAAGCTAAATAAATCTCAAGAATATGATCTACCTATTGCTACTGAAGTTTTACCGTACAAAAAGTTCTGGAAGGCTGAAGAATATCATCAGGATTTTGAAAAAAGGAATCCCTCGCATCCTTATGTGAAAGGTGTTTCGATTCCTAGACTACGAAAATTCCAAGCAAAATTTAAAGAATATTTGAAGTGA
- a CDS encoding prenyltransferase, protein MSNFLKTISIWIKASRLPSQSYIFFPIFLGQSLAYSLSGNWNQEIFILMTMYGIFIQLFIVYGNDCADYETDKLNQDYTIFSGGSRVLVDGNLTRPVLMKATAIMVALCFAIGILLHSFFHLKYSYIFIFSSVLLLFLYSYPPGKFSYRGGGEFLQTLGVSTILPVFGFYSQSQNLFNFPYLILLILVPTHLACAIATSLPDRNSDFISHKKTIAVIYGLKNAKFIIILLNLLTISFWIFCYLYLPNWNLNLLWIIIPIIAILTSLFFIQSEPGNIELSIFVFLNLLCTIGITAGLAFHFRFMI, encoded by the coding sequence ATGAGCAATTTCTTAAAAACTATTTCCATTTGGATCAAAGCATCCAGACTTCCATCCCAATCATATATATTTTTTCCTATTTTTCTGGGACAGTCCTTAGCATATTCACTGTCAGGTAATTGGAATCAAGAAATTTTTATTCTTATGACGATGTATGGGATATTCATTCAATTATTTATTGTGTATGGCAATGATTGTGCAGATTATGAGACCGATAAACTAAATCAAGACTATACGATTTTTTCTGGTGGATCAAGAGTTCTTGTTGATGGCAATTTAACAAGACCAGTCTTAATGAAAGCAACGGCGATAATGGTTGCGCTTTGTTTTGCAATAGGGATTCTATTACATTCTTTTTTTCATTTAAAATATTCGTATATTTTCATTTTTTCATCTGTTTTGCTTTTGTTTCTATATTCTTATCCACCTGGTAAATTTTCTTATAGAGGTGGGGGTGAGTTTTTGCAAACTCTGGGTGTCAGCACAATCCTACCAGTTTTCGGGTTCTATTCTCAATCTCAGAACCTATTCAATTTTCCGTATTTGATTTTGCTCATTTTGGTTCCTACGCATTTGGCTTGTGCGATTGCAACCTCACTTCCCGATAGAAATTCCGATTTCATATCCCATAAAAAAACTATAGCTGTTATTTATGGATTGAAAAATGCAAAGTTTATCATTATTTTATTGAATTTGTTAACCATCAGTTTTTGGATTTTCTGTTACCTTTATTTGCCTAATTGGAATTTGAATCTTCTTTGGATAATCATTCCAATAATTGCGATTCTCACATCTTTATTTTTTATTCAATCAGAACCGGGCAATATTGAGTTGAGCATTTTTGTATTTTTGAATCTGCTTTGCACTATTGGTATCACGGCGGGACTCGCATTCCATTTTCGTTTTATGATATGA
- a CDS encoding prenyltransferase, translating to MIDYRNWIFAFKLNSWPKLLIPFLLGQALAYESNENYWKFFIIGLGITIFLTIYIVLLNDYADMRVDGIKRSMFPEYNSLKTIPDKILKPSHVLNVGVVAGIIVLSLSLICFYINHNFWIPILGYLCLSIFFIYSFPPIELNYRGGGELLEMFGVGAFLPLFQMAIQSYYKISEISIVAIVSFLMFSGSSAIASGLSDEQSDIAGGKNTVVTYFGNRKSKILIRILQILGIGFLFPLYFYLQNLWWIVLLIQVHMIYRLWKTIRLENLANTNEFKNLNIFKNHLHLSIWISFGVFSIMIMISRAIL from the coding sequence ATGATTGATTATCGAAACTGGATTTTTGCATTTAAATTAAATAGTTGGCCTAAGTTATTGATTCCATTCTTACTCGGACAAGCTTTAGCTTACGAATCAAATGAGAACTATTGGAAATTTTTTATAATAGGTCTAGGAATTACAATCTTTCTAACTATCTACATCGTTCTTCTGAATGATTATGCAGATATGCGTGTTGATGGAATTAAGCGATCCATGTTTCCAGAATACAATTCTCTAAAAACCATTCCAGATAAAATTTTGAAGCCAAGTCATGTTTTAAACGTTGGAGTTGTTGCTGGAATAATTGTTTTAAGTCTATCTCTAATATGCTTCTACATAAATCATAATTTTTGGATCCCAATTCTCGGATATCTTTGCTTGAGTATTTTTTTTATATATTCTTTTCCGCCAATTGAGCTAAATTATAGGGGAGGGGGTGAGCTATTAGAAATGTTTGGAGTAGGTGCTTTCCTTCCTCTCTTTCAAATGGCTATTCAATCTTATTATAAAATTTCTGAGATCTCAATTGTTGCGATAGTAAGTTTTTTGATGTTTAGTGGATCAAGTGCTATAGCAAGTGGACTCAGCGATGAACAATCAGATATAGCTGGTGGCAAGAATACGGTCGTTACATATTTCGGAAATAGAAAAAGCAAGATTTTGATTCGGATATTGCAGATACTTGGAATAGGTTTTTTATTCCCTCTCTATTTTTATCTTCAAAATCTTTGGTGGATTGTGCTCCTAATTCAAGTTCATATGATCTATCGTTTATGGAAAACGATTCGTTTGGAAAATTTGGCAAATACAAACGAATTCAAGAATTTGAATATATTCAAAAACCACCTACATCTATCAATTTGGATTTCGTTTGGAGTCTTCTCCATCATGATTATGATCAGCCGAGCTATTTTATGA
- a CDS encoding ABC transporter permease, with product MKQFNSILYLFFRQASSDKMNLALTLLTTPFFILFYWLIFTSESSDANTVNNSSFENFIPGLLVFSMIMIVFSSAIAITSEKVNGTLLRIQMTGISESQIAFGFGLVQFSIAWIAFLLSLLVAYMVGFDKIWQDNSFLIFASLNMICMIAIGIILGAISNSINRAFLIASMVMFLLLLFSGIVFPKPNIIFKVSILPNQEFYAFDILPTSLTISSFRKILNANNTFIDLKYDLGFLFLQSIFYSTCSYIVFRFKSRSES from the coding sequence ATGAAACAATTCAATTCAATACTTTACCTTTTTTTTAGGCAAGCTAGTTCAGATAAAATGAATCTTGCGCTAACTTTACTCACTACTCCTTTTTTTATTCTATTCTATTGGCTTATCTTTACATCCGAATCAAGCGATGCCAATACTGTAAATAACAGCAGCTTTGAGAATTTCATTCCTGGACTTTTGGTTTTCTCAATGATTATGATCGTTTTCTCTTCCGCAATAGCAATTACTTCCGAAAAAGTTAACGGAACACTTCTGCGAATTCAAATGACAGGAATCTCCGAGTCCCAAATTGCTTTTGGATTTGGTTTAGTTCAATTTTCAATTGCCTGGATTGCTTTTTTACTTAGTTTACTTGTAGCATATATGGTTGGCTTTGATAAAATCTGGCAGGATAATTCTTTTTTAATATTCGCAAGCTTGAATATGATTTGCATGATCGCAATTGGGATCATCCTCGGAGCCATTTCGAACTCAATAAACCGAGCATTTCTTATTGCAAGTATGGTGATGTTTTTGCTATTACTTTTTTCTGGAATCGTTTTTCCAAAACCGAACATCATTTTCAAAGTTTCAATTTTGCCGAATCAAGAATTCTATGCTTTTGATATACTTCCAACATCTCTAACGATATCTTCCTTTAGAAAAATTCTAAATGCAAATAATACTTTCATTGATCTCAAATATGACCTTGGATTTCTATTTTTGCAATCGATTTTCTACTCGACTTGCAGTTACATAGTATTTAGATTCAAATCAAGATCAGAATCTTGA
- a CDS encoding ABC transporter permease: MNLYAIKSIYIFEMARTFRTLFQSIASPVISTSLYFVVFGSAIGSRIPEVGEVSYGAFIVPGLIMLSILTESISNASFGIYFPKFTGTIFEILSAPVSMIEILIGYVGAAATKSVMLGLIMLATASLFVPLQIKHPFMMVFFLILTAVSFSLFGFIIGIWADSFEKLQVIPMLIITPLVFLGGSFYSIDMLPPVWQTISRFNPVLYLVSGFRWSFYEIADVSVDQSIFMISIFLMICFVIVWAIFKTGYKIRK, translated from the coding sequence ATGAATTTATATGCAATCAAATCAATTTACATATTTGAAATGGCTCGAACATTTAGAACGCTATTTCAAAGTATAGCATCTCCAGTAATATCTACGTCATTGTATTTCGTGGTTTTCGGATCGGCAATCGGATCGAGAATTCCAGAGGTTGGGGAAGTTTCATACGGAGCCTTTATCGTTCCGGGTTTAATTATGCTCTCTATTCTCACGGAGAGTATTTCTAATGCTTCATTTGGAATCTATTTTCCTAAGTTTACAGGAACGATTTTCGAGATTCTATCAGCTCCTGTTTCTATGATAGAAATTTTGATTGGATATGTCGGAGCAGCCGCAACCAAATCTGTAATGCTTGGACTGATCATGCTCGCTACAGCAAGTCTTTTTGTTCCTCTTCAGATCAAGCATCCATTTATGATGGTGTTTTTTCTTATTTTGACTGCAGTTTCCTTTAGTTTATTTGGGTTTATTATTGGAATTTGGGCGGACAGTTTTGAGAAGCTTCAAGTGATTCCTATGTTGATCATTACTCCTTTGGTATTTCTGGGAGGTAGCTTCTATTCTATCGATATGCTTCCACCTGTTTGGCAAACCATAAGCCGTTTCAATCCAGTTCTCTATCTAGTGAGTGGATTCCGTTGGAGTTTTTATGAGATAGCGGACGTTAGCGTAGATCAAAGTATATTTATGATAAGCATTTTTCTTATGATTTGCTTTGTGATTGTATGGGCAATATTCAAGACCGGTTATAAAATTAGAAAATAG
- a CDS encoding ABC transporter ATP-binding protein has product MKQAEEIITISNLYKTYESGFSALKNINLSIFEGEIIALLGPNGAGKTTLISVICGIVKSTKGSIKVANKDIVDDFRITRTLIGLVPQELTTDSFETVWSTIKLSRGLFGKAPDSAYLEKVLRSLSLWDKKDQKILTLSGGMKRRVLIAKALSHEPRILFLDEPTAGVDVELRKDMWNIVRDLKASGVTIILTTHYIEEAEEVADRIGVMNKGELILVEDKKDLMSKLGRKQLILDLNTHLKEIPNSLSKYSIELINDGSQLVYTYDTQSRQNGITSLLDGLSKENISFKDINTIQSSLEEIFVELVKEPK; this is encoded by the coding sequence ATGAAGCAAGCAGAAGAAATCATCACAATCAGCAATTTATATAAGACTTATGAATCTGGATTCAGCGCTCTTAAGAATATAAATCTATCCATCTTCGAGGGAGAAATCATTGCTCTCCTTGGTCCAAATGGAGCAGGCAAAACTACTTTAATTTCTGTAATCTGCGGTATTGTTAAATCGACGAAAGGTTCAATAAAAGTAGCTAATAAAGACATCGTAGATGATTTTCGGATTACAAGAACATTGATTGGTTTGGTTCCGCAAGAATTAACAACAGATTCTTTTGAGACTGTTTGGTCGACGATCAAGTTGAGTCGGGGACTTTTTGGTAAGGCACCTGATTCTGCTTATCTTGAAAAAGTATTACGATCACTTTCTTTATGGGATAAGAAAGATCAGAAAATTCTTACTCTATCTGGTGGAATGAAAAGGCGAGTGTTAATTGCAAAGGCTCTTTCTCACGAACCGAGAATTTTGTTTTTAGATGAGCCAACTGCAGGCGTTGATGTGGAATTGAGAAAAGATATGTGGAATATTGTCCGTGACCTCAAAGCATCCGGTGTCACGATCATTTTAACAACGCATTATATTGAAGAGGCTGAAGAAGTAGCAGATCGAATTGGTGTTATGAATAAAGGTGAGTTGATACTGGTCGAAGACAAGAAAGATCTAATGAGTAAGCTTGGCCGCAAACAATTGATTCTAGATCTTAACACTCATCTTAAAGAGATTCCGAATTCACTTTCGAAATATTCAATAGAGCTTATCAATGACGGAAGCCAACTTGTATACACTTATGATACACAAAGTAGGCAGAATGGAATCACGAGTCTTCTTGATGGACTTAGTAAAGAAAATATTTCATTCAAAGATATCAATACAATCCAAAGTTCTTTAGAAGAAATTTTTGTTGAACTAGTGAAGGAACCAAAATGA